In Pseudomonas deceptionensis, a single window of DNA contains:
- a CDS encoding Na/Pi cotransporter family protein has product MSGTTLLLNLAGAIALLLWGTHMISTALLRGFGTQLRNWMGRNLNNRWMALISGIGITGVLQSSTAVSLMATSFTAAGTLGLAPALAVMLGANIGSTLVVQLLSFDTSLAMPIVLLVGFIVFRLRDDSRHESVGCALIGLGLMLLALGLLSASLGHMEATSVFRAVMQSLEGDVIIAVVAAVLLTWICHSSVAVVLLIASLAGAGMMTPATAIALMLGANIGGALPSVMSASSPVARRLPVGNLLIRLLGTLALLPCLPLMATYMARTDIGLAQWVVYLHTAFNLLLAVVFIGLTEPCARLLTRLFPQQEPPADPGMPQYLDEAGLEVANIGLSNSVREALRLADMTSLMLNQVLQLFEKPVQQTMDKVRQLDHSVDLLSAAIRAYLADIGQDGLSDADADRAQEILMFVINLEHAGDILNNLAQLAIRRTRRGERFSSFELIHIQAMHLALLDSLNLAITAFLREDVAAADTLISHKETMRKLEARASREHFRKLQNDKTAWAESGDIFQRVLRDYRRVHHHIAALGYPVLERNAEHAPAPGLI; this is encoded by the coding sequence ATGTCGGGAACCACTCTGTTGCTCAACCTCGCGGGCGCCATCGCACTTTTGCTGTGGGGCACCCATATGATTTCAACGGCCCTGCTACGCGGGTTCGGCACTCAACTACGCAACTGGATGGGGCGCAACCTCAACAACCGCTGGATGGCGCTGATTTCCGGAATCGGTATCACCGGTGTACTGCAAAGCAGTACGGCGGTCAGCCTGATGGCAACCTCGTTTACCGCTGCCGGCACCCTGGGCCTGGCACCAGCCCTGGCGGTGATGCTGGGGGCGAACATCGGTTCGACCCTCGTGGTGCAACTGCTGAGCTTCGACACCTCACTGGCGATGCCGATCGTGCTGCTGGTGGGCTTTATCGTCTTCCGCCTGCGCGACGATTCGCGCCATGAAAGCGTCGGCTGCGCACTGATTGGCCTCGGTCTGATGCTGCTGGCCCTGGGCTTACTCAGCGCCAGCCTGGGTCATATGGAAGCAACCTCGGTGTTTCGCGCCGTGATGCAAAGTCTGGAAGGTGACGTGATCATTGCAGTGGTCGCCGCCGTGCTGCTGACCTGGATCTGCCACTCCAGCGTCGCGGTCGTGCTGCTTATCGCCTCTTTGGCAGGCGCTGGCATGATGACCCCGGCCACCGCCATCGCCCTGATGCTCGGCGCCAATATCGGCGGTGCCCTGCCGTCGGTGATGAGTGCCAGCTCGCCCGTAGCGCGACGCCTGCCAGTGGGCAACCTGTTGATCCGCCTGCTCGGCACGCTGGCATTGCTGCCATGCCTGCCGCTGATGGCCACCTACATGGCCCGCACCGATATCGGTCTCGCGCAGTGGGTCGTGTACCTGCACACCGCGTTCAATCTGCTGCTGGCGGTGGTGTTTATCGGGTTGACCGAGCCTTGCGCTCGCCTGCTGACGCGTCTGTTTCCACAGCAGGAACCGCCAGCAGACCCGGGCATGCCGCAATATTTAGACGAGGCCGGGCTGGAAGTGGCCAACATCGGGCTGTCCAATAGCGTGCGGGAAGCCTTGCGCCTGGCGGACATGACATCCCTGATGCTTAACCAGGTCTTGCAGCTGTTCGAGAAGCCCGTTCAGCAGACGATGGACAAGGTGCGCCAACTGGATCACTCCGTGGACCTGCTAAGTGCGGCGATCCGCGCCTATCTTGCCGACATTGGCCAGGATGGCCTGAGTGATGCCGATGCCGACCGCGCGCAGGAAATCCTGATGTTTGTGATCAATCTGGAGCATGCCGGTGACATCCTCAACAACCTGGCGCAGCTGGCTATTCGCAGGACTCGCCGGGGTGAACGCTTTTCCTCGTTTGAGCTGATTCATATCCAGGCCATGCACCTGGCCCTGCTGGACAGCCTGAACCTGGCCATTACTGCGTTTTTACGCGAAGACGTAGCCGCGGCTGACACCCTGATCAGCCACAAGGAAACCATGCGCAAACTGGAAGCAAGAGCCAGCCGCGAGCACTTTCGCAAGCTGCAAAACGACAAGACCGCCTGGGCCGAATCCGGGGATATCTTTCAGCGGGTACTGCGCGACTACCGTCGTGTTCATCACCATATTGCCGCCCTGGGCTACCCGGTGCTGGAGCGCAACGCCGAGCATGCACCAGCCCCAGGCCTGATCTGA
- the clpA gene encoding ATP-dependent Clp protease ATP-binding subunit ClpA — protein MLNRELEVTLNLAFKEARSKRHEFMTVEHLLLALLDNEAAATVLRACGANLDKLKHDLQEFIDSTTPLIPVHDEDRETQPTLGFQRVLQRAVFHVQSSGKREVTGANVLVAIFSEQESQAVFLLKQQSVARIDVVNFIAHGISKVPGHGDHTDGDHEMQDEEGGESSSSSNPLDAYASNLNELARQGRIDPLVGREMEVERVAQILARRRKNNPLLVGEAGVGKTAIAEGLAKRIVDNQVPDLLANSIVYSLDLGALLAGTKYRGDFEKRFKALLGELKKRPQAILFIDEIHTIIGAGAASGGVMDASNLLKPLLSSGDIRCIGSTTFQEFRGIFEKDRALARRFQKVDVSEPSVEDTIGILRGLKGRFEQHHGIEYSDEALRAAAELASRYINDRHMPDKAIDVIDEAGAYQRLQPVEKRVKRIEVAQVEDIVAKIARIPPKHVSVSDKELLRNLERDLRLTVFGQDAAIDSLSTAIKLSRAGLKSPDKPVGSFLFAGPTGVGKTEAARQLAKALGIELIRFDMSEYMERHTVSRLIGAPPGYVGFDQGGLLTEAITKQPHCVLLLDEIEKAHPEVFNLLLQVMDHGTLTDNNGRKADFRNVIVIMTTNAGAETASRASIGFTHQDHASDAMEAIKKSFTPEFRNRLDTIIQFGRLSHEVIKHVVDKFLTELQAQLEDKHVQLEVSDAARGWLAAGGYDALMGARPMARLIQDKIKRPLAEEILFGELADHGGVVHIDLENGELTFEYETSVEMA, from the coding sequence ATGTTAAATCGCGAGCTCGAAGTCACCCTCAATCTTGCCTTCAAGGAAGCCCGCTCCAAGCGTCATGAGTTCATGACGGTTGAGCATCTCCTTTTAGCGCTTTTGGATAATGAGGCGGCCGCAACCGTTCTACGCGCCTGTGGCGCAAACCTCGACAAACTCAAGCATGACCTGCAAGAGTTTATTGACTCCACGACTCCCCTGATTCCCGTCCACGACGAAGACCGTGAAACCCAGCCAACCCTGGGCTTCCAGCGTGTCTTGCAGCGTGCCGTATTCCACGTGCAAAGCTCCGGCAAGCGTGAAGTGACGGGCGCAAATGTGCTGGTTGCCATCTTCAGCGAACAGGAAAGCCAGGCGGTGTTCCTGCTCAAGCAGCAGAGCGTGGCGCGCATTGATGTCGTCAACTTCATTGCCCACGGCATCTCCAAGGTACCGGGGCATGGTGATCACACCGACGGCGACCATGAAATGCAGGATGAAGAGGGTGGCGAATCGTCATCTTCGAGCAATCCTCTGGACGCCTATGCCAGCAACCTGAACGAACTGGCCCGCCAGGGCCGTATCGACCCGCTGGTCGGGCGTGAAATGGAAGTTGAGCGAGTTGCCCAGATCCTGGCGCGGCGTCGCAAAAACAACCCGTTGCTGGTCGGCGAGGCAGGTGTGGGTAAAACCGCGATTGCCGAGGGCCTGGCCAAGCGTATCGTCGACAATCAGGTGCCGGACCTGCTGGCTAACAGCATCGTCTACTCCCTTGATCTCGGCGCCTTGCTGGCGGGCACCAAGTACCGTGGCGATTTTGAGAAGCGCTTCAAGGCGTTGCTCGGTGAGCTGAAAAAACGCCCTCAGGCGATTCTGTTCATCGACGAAATTCATACCATTATCGGTGCGGGCGCGGCCTCTGGCGGCGTGATGGATGCTTCCAACCTGCTCAAGCCTTTGTTGTCTTCAGGTGACATTCGTTGCATCGGCTCTACCACGTTCCAGGAATTTCGCGGGATCTTCGAGAAAGATCGTGCCCTGGCGCGCCGCTTCCAGAAAGTCGACGTGTCCGAGCCTTCTGTTGAAGACACCATCGGCATCCTGCGCGGGCTCAAGGGTCGCTTCGAACAGCATCACGGCATCGAGTACAGCGATGAGGCCCTGCGCGCAGCGGCTGAGCTGGCTTCGCGCTACATCAATGACAGGCACATGCCGGACAAGGCCATCGACGTGATCGACGAGGCGGGTGCCTATCAGCGCCTGCAGCCGGTCGAGAAACGGGTCAAGCGCATTGAAGTGGCTCAGGTTGAAGACATCGTGGCGAAAATCGCCCGTATTCCGCCTAAACACGTCTCCGTCTCCGACAAGGAGCTGTTGCGCAACCTTGAACGTGACCTGCGTTTGACCGTGTTCGGTCAGGATGCGGCGATCGACTCGTTGTCGACGGCGATCAAGCTGTCCCGTGCCGGGCTCAAGTCGCCTGACAAACCAGTGGGTTCGTTCCTGTTCGCAGGTCCCACCGGTGTGGGCAAAACCGAGGCCGCGCGTCAATTGGCCAAGGCATTGGGCATCGAGCTGATCCGCTTCGACATGTCCGAGTACATGGAGCGCCACACCGTATCGCGTCTGATCGGTGCCCCTCCAGGCTACGTGGGCTTTGACCAGGGCGGTTTGCTGACCGAGGCCATCACCAAACAGCCTCACTGCGTATTGCTGCTCGACGAGATCGAAAAGGCGCACCCGGAAGTCTTTAACCTGCTGTTGCAGGTCATGGACCACGGTACGCTGACCGATAACAACGGGCGCAAGGCAGACTTCCGCAACGTGATCGTCATCATGACCACCAACGCGGGTGCTGAAACGGCTTCTCGGGCTTCGATCGGGTTTACTCATCAGGATCATGCTTCCGATGCCATGGAAGCGATCAAGAAGAGCTTCACCCCCGAGTTCCGTAACCGCCTGGACACCATCATTCAGTTTGGTCGCCTCAGTCACGAGGTTATCAAGCATGTGGTGGACAAGTTCCTTACCGAACTGCAGGCGCAGCTGGAAGACAAGCACGTGCAGCTTGAGGTGTCGGACGCGGCGCGTGGCTGGTTGGCCGCGGGTGGCTATGACGCACTGATGGGCGCACGCCCGATGGCGCGTTTGATCCAGGACAAGATCAAGCGTCCGCTGGCCGAGGAAATCCTCTTTGGCGAACTGGCCGACCATGGCGGTGTGGTACACATCGACCTGGAGAATGGCGAGCTGACCTTCGAGTATGAAACTTCAGTCGAAATGGCTTGA
- the mgtA gene encoding magnesium-translocating P-type ATPase, with the protein MSAVKNTKTRDKNSTSDNSKLSMRAAREAQNGISATLANVRATTAGLTEQDAAERLQSEGYNEVAHDKPPHAFMQYLLALHNPFIYVLLTLAVISFVTDYWLPERDGEEGDLTKVIIIGLMVGLSSLLRFWQEHRSAKSAEALKAMVRTTATVVRRDKSGGKASVREVPMRELVAGDIVQLSAGDMIPADIRLIESRDLFISQAVLTGEALPVEKYDTLGDVTQKSASSIAADQSNLLDLPNICFMGTNVVSGTARAVVVATGPRTYFGSLAKAIVGSRSQTAFDRGVNSVSWLLIRFMLVMVPIVFFLNGFSKGDWGDAFLFALAVAVGLTPEMLPMIVSANLAKGATAMAKRKVVVKRLNAIQNLGSMDVLCTDKTGTLTQDHIILEHHVDASGKRDESVLALAWLNSHYQSGIRNLMDQAVVQFAQQDPKFNSPLNYSKVDELPFDFVRRRLSIIVKDNRGDHLMVCKGAVEEMLSIATHVMEGETCITLDPARREQLLALATEYNEDGFRVLLIATREIPKDQSHKQYNTADERDLVIRGFLTFLDPPKETAGPAIAALRDIGVAVKVLTGDNAVVTSKICRQVGLEPGTPLLGPQIETMDDAALQLEVEQRTVFAKLTPLQKSRVLKALQANGHTVGFLGDGINDAPALRDADVGISVDSGTDIAKESADIILLEKSLMVLEEGVLKGRETFGNIMKYLNMTASSNFGNVFSVLVASAFIPFLPMLSIHLLLQNLMYDISQLALPWDKMDKEYLQKPRKWDAKNIGRFMIWIGPTSSIFDITTFALMWYVFSANSVEMQTLFQSGWFIEGLLSQTLVVHMLRTRKIPFFQSTAAWPVTMMTIIVIVLGIYVPFSPLGTMVGLEPLPLSYFPWLVATLFSYCCVAQLMKTIYIRRFKQWY; encoded by the coding sequence CAAGCCGCCTCACGCCTTCATGCAGTATCTGCTGGCCCTGCACAATCCGTTCATCTACGTACTGCTGACCCTTGCGGTTATCAGCTTTGTCACCGACTACTGGCTGCCAGAGCGCGATGGCGAAGAGGGTGACCTGACCAAAGTCATCATCATCGGCCTGATGGTCGGGCTCAGCAGCTTGCTGCGATTCTGGCAGGAGCACCGCTCGGCCAAATCCGCTGAAGCCCTCAAGGCCATGGTCCGGACCACCGCCACCGTTGTGCGGCGGGACAAGAGCGGCGGCAAAGCCTCAGTGCGTGAAGTGCCAATGCGTGAACTGGTGGCCGGCGATATCGTGCAGTTATCGGCGGGCGACATGATTCCAGCGGATATCCGCCTGATCGAATCCCGGGATTTGTTTATCAGCCAGGCCGTGCTCACCGGCGAAGCCTTGCCTGTGGAGAAATACGACACCCTGGGCGACGTGACACAAAAGTCGGCCTCCAGCATCGCGGCGGATCAAAGCAACCTGCTGGACCTGCCCAACATATGCTTCATGGGCACCAACGTGGTCAGCGGGACTGCCCGCGCCGTAGTGGTTGCTACCGGCCCGCGCACTTACTTTGGCTCACTGGCCAAGGCAATTGTCGGTTCTCGCTCGCAAACCGCGTTCGACCGGGGGGTCAACAGCGTGAGCTGGCTGCTGATCCGCTTCATGCTGGTCATGGTACCGATCGTATTTTTCCTCAACGGTTTCTCCAAGGGCGATTGGGGCGATGCCTTCCTGTTTGCCTTGGCAGTGGCGGTCGGCCTGACCCCGGAAATGCTGCCAATGATTGTCAGCGCCAACCTGGCCAAGGGCGCCACCGCCATGGCCAAGCGCAAAGTGGTGGTCAAACGCCTCAATGCGATCCAGAACCTGGGCTCGATGGACGTGCTGTGCACGGACAAGACCGGCACCCTGACCCAGGACCACATCATCCTTGAGCATCACGTAGACGCCAGCGGCAAGCGCGATGAGTCGGTACTGGCCCTGGCCTGGCTCAACAGCCACTACCAGAGCGGCATTCGCAACCTGATGGATCAGGCGGTGGTGCAGTTTGCCCAACAGGATCCCAAGTTCAACTCCCCGCTCAATTACAGCAAGGTGGATGAGCTGCCCTTCGATTTCGTGCGCCGACGCCTGTCGATCATCGTCAAGGACAACCGCGGCGATCACCTGATGGTGTGCAAGGGCGCTGTGGAAGAAATGCTCAGCATCGCCACCCATGTGATGGAGGGCGAGACCTGCATCACACTGGACCCTGCGCGCCGCGAGCAATTGCTGGCTCTGGCCACCGAGTACAACGAGGATGGCTTCCGGGTTTTGCTGATCGCAACCCGCGAGATCCCCAAGGACCAATCGCACAAGCAATACAACACCGCCGACGAACGAGACCTGGTCATCCGCGGTTTTCTGACCTTCCTTGATCCGCCAAAAGAAACCGCTGGCCCGGCAATTGCTGCCCTGCGGGACATCGGCGTAGCGGTCAAAGTGCTGACCGGCGACAACGCCGTGGTCACCAGCAAAATCTGCCGTCAGGTGGGTCTGGAGCCCGGTACGCCCCTGCTGGGCCCGCAGATCGAGACGATGGACGACGCTGCGCTCCAACTGGAGGTCGAACAGCGCACAGTGTTCGCCAAGCTCACCCCGCTGCAGAAATCCCGGGTGCTGAAAGCCCTGCAAGCCAATGGCCACACCGTGGGCTTCCTCGGCGATGGCATCAATGATGCGCCCGCCCTGCGCGACGCGGACGTGGGTATCTCGGTGGACAGCGGCACGGATATCGCCAAGGAATCGGCCGATATCATCCTCCTGGAAAAGAGCCTGATGGTGCTGGAAGAAGGCGTGCTCAAAGGCCGCGAGACCTTCGGCAATATCATGAAGTACCTGAACATGACCGCCAGCTCCAATTTCGGCAACGTGTTCTCGGTGCTGGTGGCCAGCGCCTTTATCCCCTTTTTGCCAATGCTGTCGATTCACCTGCTGCTGCAAAACCTGATGTACGACATCTCCCAGCTGGCCTTGCCCTGGGACAAGATGGACAAGGAATACCTGCAAAAACCACGCAAGTGGGACGCCAAGAACATCGGGCGCTTCATGATCTGGATCGGGCCAACGTCGTCGATCTTCGACATCACAACGTTCGCCCTGATGTGGTACGTGTTCTCGGCCAACAGCGTGGAAATGCAGACCCTGTTCCAGTCCGGCTGGTTTATCGAAGGGTTGCTGTCGCAAACCCTGGTGGTCCACATGCTGCGTACCCGCAAGATCCCGTTTTTCCAGAGCACTGCCGCATGGCCGGTGACCATGATGACCATCATTGTGATTGTGCTGGGGATCTACGTGCCGTTCTCGCCGCTGGGCACCATGGTCGGCCTGGAGCCGCTGCCGCTGTCGTACTTCCCTTGGCTGGTAGCCACCCTCTTCAGCTACTGCTGCGTCGCACAACTGATGAAAACGATCTACATCCGCCGTTTCAAGCAGTGGTACTGA